Genomic segment of Arachis hypogaea cultivar Tifrunner chromosome 11, arahy.Tifrunner.gnm2.J5K5, whole genome shotgun sequence:
taaggttaaactgaagcttaaacgtggaaatggaagaaggcagccctggagggtcatgtagtcgaacacgtttaagcttcagtttaaggttaaactgaagcttaaacgtggagataggaaaggcagccctggaggtcgaacacgtttaagctccagtttaaggttaaactggagcttaaacgtgggaatagagaaagccatcctggaggtcgaacacgtttaagctccagtttaaggttaaactggagcttaaacgtggaagcggagaaaggtagccctggaggtgtcgaacacgtttaagctccagtttaaggttaaactggagcttaaacgtggaaatggagaaagcaaccctggaggagaaaacttggtcgaacacgtttaagctccagtttaaggttaaactggagcttaaacgtggaaatggctccctggtgcatttcccatttctggcgtttaacctccagtttaaggttaaactggaggttaaacgtggaaatgctctcttggtgaaattctcacttctggcgtttaacctccagtttaaggttaaactggaggttaaacgtggaaatgctcccttggtgaaattctcacttctggcgtttaacctccagtttaaggttaaactggaggttaaacttcaattccagcatttcttagccttcatgattctggcgtttaagctccagtttaggcttaaactggaacttaaatgccatttccagcattatatggcttggtagtttaagttccagtttaagcttaaactggaacttaaactccacatgtgatattcaagcttcctttattgattttgttgcttccttgcctagcctcttcttccctgaaatcatccaaacaattgcatcaaagtcttgcaaaatttcatgagaaatcttccattcatagcattcaagtaatataactaaaaactcatggaatttgcatcaaaatcatactgtttggatggttcattgctttgttattcatttaaccattcttggttactttaagctcaagaaaatgcataaaaccactaaaactaacagaaaaatgctagtgaaactagcctaagatgccttggcatcagacactcatcaccattctcaacctatgaacgcgtgcctgacaaccacctccgttctaccttagactgagtgcttatctcttagcctcttggttcatatCAAAGTCTtcgcggtataagctagaatcaattggcagcattcttgagattcggaatgtctaaaccttgtctgtggtattttaagtagtgacagacgcaaaaggatcaatggatcaatggatgactatgacgagcttcaaactcacaagtgctgggcgtagtgacagacgcaaaaggatcaatggatcctattccagcatgagtgagaaccgactgatgattagccgtgcggtgacagcacatttggaccattttcactgagaggacggatggtagccattgacaacggtgatccaccaacatacagcttgccatggaaggaaccttgtgtgcaagaagaagaagacagtaggaaagcagaaattcagaaggcagagcatctccaaaaccttaacctgttctccattactgcaaaacaagtatttatttcatgttcttttactttttacaattaaatctaagaattattgatatcctgactaagagttacaagataaccatagcttgcttcaagtcgacaatctccgtggtatcgacccttactcacgtaaggtattacttggacgacccagtgcacttgctggttagttgtgtggaattgcaaaagtgtgattgtaattttgtgcatcaattatatgcatccatatgtttttggcttgaatgctttcatgcttttttattgcttgtttggttgttttgactcacaagtttagagcatctcaagcacactagaatgagtgaagtgcatgttcctCTTTTGTATGATTGTGACATACCTCTCTATGTTGGTGTGCATGTTCTAAACCACGTGCAACTTAGAATTTACACTCACTTTTATTCATGTCACACATTGGGTCACCCACCTCATTCTAGtgaattacctcattccaacaatgtacacttcctttcttttatattttctcatcttatggtgtttatttttgtttttcatgattgatgcaccacaagcaaaaacaGAAGCAGAACACGTAGCACtggttgatctaccagctgaaggtggcgaTCCGAAAAGTCGCCGTACCCAATTGCTCATCTTTGAAagcaccgaggacgatgcaaacttttaagtgtggcgAGGTCGTCCGACCATTCGGCGtctttgggtgacaaatttctaattccaacacttttgcattccaTTCATAGGTCTTGTAGGatttttagttgtattttcttatttttcatatgtatataataagcttagtcaaataaTGAGATTCTCCAAGgatttttatctatagggcaccccaattgattgaaaaaaaaaattagaacttgCTTAAACTgcatattgtggaacatgatttttgagctaagaacacaagcatgtgagatttgagcctaattgtgtggttacatcatataaccacttattttcattcttgtgtgcattattctcttcctatgattgtaagccttgatttgtttgattctttatgtccattattttgtgtatacatgcatttatatgattgaggtcattatttcaaatagctcacttgcccaaataacctaccttttatcttccattgttaaccaactttgaACCTATGttaaacccatttgttcttaattttagcacattacaagcctaatgCGAAAAACagtaaatgtccttaatttggatctttgattagcttaggctagtgagagtgtttatcatttgattttgggagttggaaacattgggtagagataaaagtatattttgtatttgtgttgaaaatcttgggaatttagtacatactcatgtattaatcatgtgtaaaccatatgcattgatgttcttgaatatattttagtttgaaaagaaaaaaaatgataagataaaaaaaatatagaaatagaaaaagaaagaaaaagaattgcaataaaaaggggacaaaaatgccccaaagtgaagttcaataataatcaatgcatatgtgtggtgatcaaaagagaatgcatgagtgtgtgaaaaagtgaagaatgggtagttaggtttgtttagaattgtataggttgtcataggataggtgggaagtttaagttaatcaaagattcaaatttcaagctcacttgaccatatgcatcctaccttaaccctagccccattacaacctaagggaaagtcctcatgatatttgtatgcatgaatgaaataattgttgattgttagatgaaaaataaatcttggaaagcatgattaggggagaattgagtgaatcaaccccatacacttgagcgactagagcggatacacattcggtgagggttcgattgctcaattacatgctttcacccatgatcatctcttttcttgcaagttcgttaaaattattctaataactcaattcaattgaggGTTTACTTTGATtactattgccttagcccttgtacttgtatatgtattcttgaaaattgatttattttgacaaagcaattgcattcatttagatagattgcatgtacgtaattgcatttagttagttcgcattgaataaatgttgataccctttgcttctttcttgattttagcatgaggacatgcttagtttaagtgtggggaggtttgataaaccccaattttgtggtttatcttgtgcttattttggggaattctatcaccttttctcacatttattcaatgaaatagcatggttttgtaattctcccttaatttgtgcttaagtgtaaaaacatgctttttaggcccttaaattggtgattttaattcactttaattctattcaatgccttgatgtgtttgttgagtgatttcaggttcataaggcaagtattggatggaagaagtgaagagaaaagcatgcaaagtggagaacccatgaagaaatgagcaattggagaattgaaggccaCGGGCACGCGCCATGCACCTGTACGCGTGCATTGAGGATTTACAATCCACGTGCACGtgtcacccacacgtacgcgtgagtagAACTTTTGGCCAGCGACGCGCACAcgtcacctacgcgtacgcgtgacactcggcacatgacccacttaaagtgaaatcgctggggcgatttctgagctgcccatgcccaaatccaacttgttccTGAGGGTATTTgttgcagaattgaagattgagcaaatgggggagcacttagttagtcatgatgagcctttagttagttttctagagagagaagctccctcttctctctagaattaggttaggattaggttaatttctcttagatctagctttgattacttgatttcatcttgtttcctttacaatttcttgtttctacatcttgattctcttagtttgtagtgttaattttctttttcatgctctcttttatgttgatgaaccattgttggatcttgatttcttctaatgcaattttatgtttccatgtcttcttttacgtttatcttcattgctattgttgatttcttgttcatGATGGTTATGGATcttgttaattcttgcattttgtgatgtttatttttattgcacactaggtgtttgatagaatgtttcctctagttttgagtagttttctttactcttggcctaggctaaggaaattggGCAAagttgagtcattgggtctaatggatttggtgatttgagaaccctatgtggtcaatttgataaccattgaatctagcctactactaagtcaattggtTGCTAGGTTAgggcttatggattgatgttgatcaagccatttgatatacttcaagtatagaagtaaacttaatgagcttggttcctcataattgtcaatatatggtttgttgacaaggatggtgatctcaattacctttgtctagccaagagttctttttcttgttttttattaattcttattatttactttcttgctatttacttttcttgtcatttatttccttgcccttttataaaccaaaccccttgtcccttcatagccaatacttgaccacttcattgcaattccttgtgagacaagcTGAGggttaaatactttggttaattcttattggggtttgtacttgtgacaaccaaaatttttgatgtgagaattgtttgttggtttagagctatgcttacaacgaagttcttatttctataagagaaattctagaccaacaCGACAAATTCTCATTATCAGTTTTGCAGGTGGGGGACCAACAAGCTTGGCAAGGAAGCGCTCCTACCGAGCTATGTTATCAGTTGCGGGCAACCTCGGTGACAACCGAACGTCATCCCATTTCCCACAAATGACATTCCAGGCATCAGATCTTAATACAAATGCTTCAAACCTAGATGATCCTGTGGTTATCTCCGTCCAGCTCGGAGACTTGTTGGTACAAAAAGTACTCCTAGATCCAGGTAGCAGTATAGACGTCCTATTCTACTCAACCTTCCGTAAGATGAAACTCAGTGATAATATACTCCAACACACCACGGGCGACCTAGTTGGCTTTTCAGGTGAACATGTCCCAGTGATGGGATccgtgtggttacaaaccacactgggtGAGCATCCTTTATCCAAAACTTCTGATGTTCAGTTCCTAGTTGTTGATTGTTTCTGTCCATAAAAcctaatacttggtcgaccatttttaaATAAGTTCGGCGCTATTGTATAAAAAAATTCATCTTTGTGTCAAGTTTTCCGTGCAAGATGACCTTATCGCGACCATTCACAGCGACCATCGGGAAGCTCGCCAATGTTACAACATCAGCCTTAAACAACCAAGCCGAGATATAGATGCCCATGTTAACAACATCAgcagcaccaacaagctccaatcaCTAGCCAACCTTAACCCAAAGGCCGAATTCACTGAAAGGCCTACACCAACAGAGAACCTGCAGAAAGTTTACTTTTATAATAATCTAGACAAATTCACTTATGTAGGTACAACTCTCAGCTCGGAGGACAAACTCTCCCTAGAGAAATTTTTGTAATAACACGTCGACCTCTTTGTGTGGACACCTGCTGATATGCCTAGAATTGACCCTTCAGTCATTTCCCACAAACTGGCATTAGATCCATCTGCCCGACCTATAGGTCAGAAGAAAAGAAATCTGGGTATTGAAAAGAAACATGCGTCCTTGGAAGAAACCAAGAAGCTCATCAACGCCGGCATTATCAAAGAAGTTCGGTTCACAACATGGCTGGCGAATGAGGTAATGGTAAAAAAATACAACAGTAAATGGCGCATGTATGTTGATTTcacagatctcaacaaagcatgccccaaag
This window contains:
- the LOC112721170 gene encoding uncharacterized protein, with the protein product MLSVAGNLGDNRTSSHFPQMTFQASDLNTNASNLDDPVVISVQLGDLLVQKVLLDPGSSIDVLFYSTFRKMKLSDNILQHTTGDLVGFSGEHVPVMGSVWLQTTLGEHPLSKTSDVQFLVVDYDLIATIHSDHREARQCYNISLKQPSRDIDAHVNNISSTNKLQSLANLNPKAEFTERPTPTENLQKVYFYNNLDKFTYVVISHKLALDPSARPIGQKKRNLGIEKKHASLEETKKLINAGIIKEVRFTTWLANEVMVKKYNSKWRMYVDFTDLNKACPKDAYPLPSIDSLVDSTSGYRTLSFMDAYSGYNQILMHPPYQNKTAFITAYGNYYYKVMPFGLKNAGATY